In a single window of the Micromonospora inositola genome:
- the cydB gene encoding cytochrome d ubiquinol oxidase subunit II — translation MELTTVWFLLVAVLFTGYFILEGFDFGVGMLLPVLGRDDRERRVLINTIGPVWDGNEVWLITAGGAMFAAFPEWYATLFSGFYLPLLLILLALIARGVAFEYRHKRPEASWKRRWDRAIFFGSLLPAVLWGVAFANILRGVPLDADHEYVGGLLDLLNPYALLGGLTTLALFLTHGAVFIALKTTGEIRERAGALAVKLGVGAAVVAVAFLAWTLTIRSSTAAVVLAVGAALALVGGLAAARVRREGWAFTGTAVAIALAVATLFAALFPNVMPSTLDAAGTLTATNASSTPYTLKVMTWVAVVFTPIVLAYQGWTYWVFRKRIGVVHIPQH, via the coding sequence GTGGAACTGACGACCGTCTGGTTTCTCCTCGTCGCCGTGCTGTTCACCGGCTACTTCATCCTCGAAGGCTTCGACTTCGGCGTCGGCATGCTGCTGCCGGTGCTGGGCCGCGACGACCGGGAACGCCGCGTCCTGATCAACACCATCGGCCCGGTCTGGGACGGCAACGAGGTCTGGCTGATCACCGCCGGCGGGGCAATGTTCGCCGCCTTCCCCGAGTGGTACGCCACCCTCTTCTCCGGCTTCTACCTGCCGCTGCTGCTGATCCTGCTGGCACTGATCGCCCGCGGCGTCGCCTTCGAGTACCGGCACAAGCGTCCCGAGGCCTCCTGGAAGCGCCGCTGGGATCGGGCGATCTTCTTCGGCTCGCTGCTGCCGGCGGTCCTGTGGGGCGTCGCCTTCGCCAACATCCTGCGCGGGGTGCCGCTGGACGCCGACCACGAGTACGTCGGCGGCCTGCTCGACCTGCTCAACCCGTACGCCCTGCTCGGCGGCCTGACCACCCTGGCCCTGTTCCTCACTCACGGCGCGGTGTTCATCGCCCTGAAGACCACCGGCGAGATCCGCGAGCGGGCCGGCGCCCTGGCCGTGAAGCTCGGCGTCGGCGCCGCCGTGGTCGCGGTGGCGTTCCTGGCCTGGACGCTGACCATCCGCTCCAGCACGGCCGCCGTCGTGCTCGCCGTCGGCGCCGCCCTCGCCCTGGTCGGTGGTCTCGCCGCAGCGAGGGTACGCCGGGAGGGCTGGGCGTTCACCGGCACCGCGGTGGCGATCGCCCTGGCGGTGGCGACCCTGTTCGCGGCGCTGTTCCCGAACGTCATGCCGTCGACCCTGGACGCCGCCGGGACGCTCACCGCGACGAACGCCTCCTCCACCCCCTACACCCTGAAGGTCATGACCTGGGTGGCGGTGGTGTTCACCCCGATCGTGCTGGCCTACCAGGGGTGGACGTACTGGGTGTTCCGCAAGCGGATCGGGGTAGTGCACATTCCGCAACACTGA
- a CDS encoding cytochrome ubiquinol oxidase subunit I, with protein MDALDVARWQFGVTTVYHFLFVPLTIGLSVLVAILQTMWHRTGNERYLKLTKFYGKLFLINFAMGVVTGIVQEFQFGMNWSDYSRFVGDIFGAPLAIEALVAFFLESTFIGLWIFGWDRLPKRAHLATIWAAAIGTNLSAYFILAANSFMQNPVGYRVNPTTGRAELTDFVAVLTNKVALITFPHTLSGSFLVAGSLIVAVGLFHVIRNRDSADTAAYRFATKFGSWVVLVASALVLFTGDLQGKVMTDVQPMKMAAAEGLYTTESPASFSVLTVGSLDGSREVFALKIPYLLSFLGTGDPHGTVQGINDLQAQYASQYGAGSYTPIIPVTYWSFRFMIAFGMAAATIALLVLWSQRKGRTPTSKWLLRAGLVMPVLPLLANSFGWIFTEMGRQPWIVFGEMLTRNGVSRSVSLTEVLTSFTAFTLIYATLAVIEFKLLVRYAKAGVPDLTPAPEPDDTDDAERPLAFAY; from the coding sequence GTGGACGCGTTGGACGTCGCCCGCTGGCAGTTCGGTGTCACCACCGTCTACCACTTTCTCTTCGTGCCGTTGACCATCGGGCTGTCGGTCCTGGTGGCCATCCTGCAGACCATGTGGCACCGCACCGGCAACGAGCGGTACCTCAAGCTCACCAAGTTCTACGGCAAGCTCTTCCTGATCAACTTCGCGATGGGCGTGGTCACCGGCATCGTGCAGGAGTTCCAGTTCGGCATGAACTGGAGCGACTACTCCCGCTTCGTCGGCGACATCTTCGGCGCCCCCCTCGCGATCGAGGCCCTGGTCGCGTTCTTCCTCGAATCCACCTTCATCGGCCTGTGGATCTTCGGCTGGGACCGGCTGCCCAAGCGGGCGCACCTGGCCACCATCTGGGCCGCCGCGATCGGCACCAACCTCAGCGCGTACTTCATCCTCGCCGCGAACTCGTTCATGCAGAACCCGGTCGGCTACCGGGTCAACCCGACCACCGGTCGGGCCGAGCTGACCGACTTCGTCGCCGTGCTCACCAACAAGGTCGCCCTGATCACCTTCCCGCACACCCTGTCCGGGTCGTTCCTGGTCGCCGGGTCGCTGATCGTCGCCGTCGGCCTGTTCCACGTCATCCGCAACCGCGACAGCGCCGACACCGCCGCCTACCGCTTCGCCACCAAGTTCGGCTCCTGGGTGGTGCTGGTCGCCTCGGCGCTGGTGCTGTTCACCGGCGACCTCCAGGGCAAGGTCATGACCGACGTGCAGCCGATGAAGATGGCCGCCGCCGAGGGCCTCTACACCACCGAGAGCCCCGCCTCGTTCTCCGTGCTCACCGTCGGCAGCCTCGACGGCAGCCGCGAGGTCTTCGCCCTCAAGATCCCGTACCTGCTGTCGTTCCTGGGCACCGGCGACCCGCACGGCACCGTGCAGGGCATCAACGACCTGCAGGCCCAGTACGCCAGCCAGTACGGCGCCGGCAGCTACACCCCGATCATCCCGGTCACCTACTGGAGCTTCCGCTTCATGATCGCCTTCGGGATGGCCGCCGCCACGATCGCCCTGCTGGTGCTCTGGAGCCAGCGCAAGGGCCGCACCCCCACCAGCAAGTGGCTGCTGCGCGCCGGCCTGGTGATGCCCGTGCTGCCGCTGCTGGCCAACTCCTTCGGCTGGATCTTCACCGAGATGGGCCGCCAACCGTGGATCGTCTTCGGCGAGATGCTCACCCGCAACGGCGTGTCCCGCAGCGTCTCGCTGACCGAGGTGCTCACCTCGTTCACCGCCTTCACCCTGATCTACGCCACCCTCGCCGTCATCGAGTTCAAGCTGCTGGTCCGCTACGCAAAGGCCGGCGTCCCCGATCTCACCCCGGCCCCCGAGCCCGACGACACCGACGACGCCGAGCGCCCGCTCGCCTTCGCCTACTGA
- a CDS encoding lysophospholipid acyltransferase family protein translates to MNSTPTGWRPPLLWRAAQLLARAVVGALGHLEVTGDVPAELRRGPLILAANHISPFDPVVLAAACRARGVAPRIMATAGLFRTPVIGSLMRRAGHIRVDRGTTSVHQALDTAASAVAGGSVILLYPEGRIGLDPGMWPERGKTGAARLALASRAPVIPVAQWGSHEVLPYRAPKGMLRGLARALVRRPTIRVHFGAPVALRDLDPGAPGAARRATDRIIDAITHDLAPLRPDEPDRPRHVDPGRPSETTRSYRRRPSG, encoded by the coding sequence ATGAACAGCACCCCGACCGGGTGGCGACCGCCGCTGCTCTGGCGCGCCGCCCAACTGCTCGCCCGCGCCGTCGTCGGCGCGCTCGGCCACCTCGAGGTCACCGGCGACGTGCCGGCCGAGCTGCGCCGAGGGCCGCTGATCCTGGCCGCCAACCACATCAGCCCGTTCGACCCGGTGGTCCTCGCCGCCGCCTGCCGCGCCCGGGGCGTCGCTCCGCGGATCATGGCCACCGCGGGGTTGTTCCGCACCCCCGTCATCGGGTCGCTGATGCGCCGGGCCGGACACATCCGCGTCGACCGCGGCACCACCTCGGTCCACCAGGCCCTGGACACCGCCGCGTCGGCCGTCGCCGGCGGCTCGGTGATCCTGCTCTACCCCGAGGGACGGATCGGGCTGGACCCCGGCATGTGGCCCGAGCGCGGCAAGACCGGCGCCGCCCGGCTCGCCCTCGCCAGCCGCGCCCCCGTCATCCCGGTCGCCCAGTGGGGCTCCCACGAGGTGCTGCCGTACCGCGCGCCCAAGGGGATGCTGCGCGGCCTGGCCCGGGCGCTGGTACGCCGGCCGACGATCCGGGTGCACTTCGGCGCCCCGGTGGCGCTGCGCGACCTGGACCCCGGCGCCCCCGGGGCGGCCCGGCGGGCCACCGACCGGATCATCGACGCGATCACCCACGACCTGGCGCCGCTGCGCCCCGACGAGCCGGACCGCCCCCGGCACGTCGACCCCGGCCGCCCCAGCGAGACCACGCGGTCATACCGGCGGCGCCCGTCGGGCTGA
- a CDS encoding SDR family NAD(P)-dependent oxidoreductase, translating to MGGPTVLVTGTSTGIGLEIAVGAARAGWRAVATMRDVSRADALRRAAAAAGVADLVEVRRLDVVDEASVGACVADVIADHGRLDAVVNNAGAGHVGTLEQETVDDVRAVMEVNFFGVLHVSRAALPHLRASLGRLVTVTSVGGVVGQPFNEAYCAAKFAVEGFMESLAPVAATVGVTVTVVEPGAVASEFVANAGVDRDAAVAQAGVYAPALRAYLDRTAGAFAAAQSPADAAAAVVATLTDPEPAPRVQTSTTARQFVGAKLADLDGLAVATITAGWLA from the coding sequence ATGGGCGGACCGACTGTGCTGGTCACCGGCACGTCCACCGGCATCGGCCTGGAGATCGCCGTCGGAGCGGCCCGCGCCGGCTGGCGGGCCGTGGCCACCATGCGCGACGTGTCGCGCGCCGACGCGCTGCGCCGCGCCGCCGCTGCCGCCGGGGTCGCCGACCTGGTCGAGGTACGCCGGCTCGACGTGGTCGACGAGGCCTCGGTGGGCGCCTGCGTGGCCGACGTGATCGCCGACCACGGGCGCCTCGACGCGGTGGTCAACAACGCCGGGGCCGGGCACGTGGGCACCCTGGAGCAGGAGACCGTCGACGACGTACGGGCCGTCATGGAGGTCAACTTCTTCGGCGTCCTGCACGTCAGCCGGGCCGCGCTGCCGCATCTGCGCGCCAGCCTGGGGCGGCTGGTCACGGTCACCAGCGTCGGCGGGGTGGTCGGGCAGCCGTTCAACGAGGCGTACTGCGCGGCGAAGTTCGCGGTCGAGGGCTTCATGGAGTCCCTCGCCCCGGTCGCCGCGACCGTCGGGGTCACCGTCACCGTGGTCGAGCCCGGCGCGGTGGCCAGCGAGTTCGTCGCCAACGCCGGCGTCGACCGGGACGCCGCCGTCGCGCAGGCCGGGGTGTACGCGCCGGCGCTGCGGGCGTACCTGGACCGCACCGCCGGCGCGTTCGCGGCCGCGCAGTCCCCGGCGGACGCCGCCGCGGCGGTGGTCGCGACCCTGACCGACCCGGAGCCGGCGCCGCGCGTGCAGACCTCGACCACCGCCCGCCAGTTCGTCGGGGCGAAACTCGCCGACCTCGACGGCCTCGCGGTCGCCACGATCACCGCCGGCTGGCTGGCCTGA
- a CDS encoding DUF4180 domain-containing protein encodes MPDVVQQRMGVPVLVCDPAGPPVATERDALDLISAAFLGAEVVAVPASRLGDDFFSLGTRFAGEIMQKFVNYRLRLAVVGDISRHLAASAALRALVHESNRAEHVWFVPDLDALDARLAGAQPHR; translated from the coding sequence ATGCCTGACGTGGTGCAGCAGCGGATGGGCGTGCCGGTGCTGGTGTGCGACCCGGCCGGCCCGCCGGTGGCCACCGAGCGCGACGCGCTGGACCTGATCAGCGCGGCGTTCCTCGGCGCCGAGGTGGTGGCCGTGCCCGCGAGCCGGCTCGGCGACGACTTCTTCTCCCTGGGCACCCGCTTCGCCGGCGAGATCATGCAGAAGTTCGTCAACTACCGGCTGCGCCTGGCCGTGGTGGGTGACATCTCCCGGCACCTCGCCGCCAGCGCGGCCCTGCGCGCCCTGGTCCACGAGTCGAACCGGGCCGAGCACGTGTGGTTCGTCCCCGACCTCGACGCGCTCGACGCCCGGCTGGCCGGAGCGCAGCCACACCGTTGA
- a CDS encoding helix-turn-helix domain-containing protein: MSEDMYSVEQVAGRLGLHPRTVRGYIRAGRLKAVRIGKQYRIARADLDALTGRAASARPAAAPAVEVSSIVQVDGVDRAAADRLGTLVLAGANTVHDPAQPLRVQTVHDEERQRMKIVILGGAAATADVLHLLDAVLDGGNGLLAGEADDA, translated from the coding sequence ATGAGTGAAGATATGTATTCGGTCGAGCAGGTCGCCGGCCGGCTCGGCCTGCACCCGCGCACCGTGCGCGGCTACATCCGCGCCGGCCGCCTGAAGGCGGTGCGGATCGGCAAGCAGTACCGGATCGCCCGCGCCGACCTCGACGCGCTGACCGGCCGGGCGGCGTCGGCCCGGCCGGCCGCGGCCCCCGCGGTGGAGGTGTCGAGCATCGTGCAGGTCGACGGCGTCGACCGGGCCGCGGCCGACCGGCTGGGCACCCTCGTCCTGGCCGGGGCGAACACCGTCCACGATCCCGCGCAACCGCTGCGCGTCCAGACCGTCCACGACGAGGAGCGCCAGCGCATGAAGATCGTCATCCTGGGTGGCGCCGCGGCCACCGCCGACGTGCTGCACCTGCTCGACGCCGTCCTCGACGGCGGCAACGGCCTGCTCGCCGGGGAGGCCGACGATGCCTGA
- a CDS encoding glycerophosphodiester phosphodiesterase, with product MQPRSGYLDAPAPIAFAHRGGAADGDENTAAAFARAIALGYRYVETDVHATADGVAVVFHDATLRRVTGEPGRIADLRWADLASVRVGGAAVVPRLDEVLAAWPEVRFNIDVKADGGVEPTVATVTRTGAGERVLLASFSDARLTRLRALAGPKVATSLGMRGVARLRMASLHGRSLRLPPSVVAAQVPVRYGRIPVVDRRFLAYCHRIGLQVHVWTIDEPAEMHDLLDLGVDGIMTDHVGVLRDVYRSRGHWAA from the coding sequence GTGCAGCCCCGCTCCGGCTACCTCGACGCCCCCGCGCCGATCGCCTTCGCCCACCGTGGCGGCGCGGCCGACGGCGACGAGAACACCGCCGCCGCGTTCGCCCGCGCCATCGCCCTGGGCTACCGGTATGTCGAGACCGATGTGCACGCCACCGCCGACGGGGTGGCGGTGGTCTTCCACGACGCCACCCTGCGCCGGGTGACCGGCGAGCCGGGGCGCATCGCCGACCTGCGCTGGGCCGACCTGGCCTCGGTACGCGTCGGCGGCGCCGCCGTGGTGCCCCGCCTCGACGAGGTCCTCGCCGCCTGGCCGGAGGTCCGCTTCAACATTGACGTCAAGGCCGACGGCGGCGTCGAACCCACCGTCGCCACCGTCACCCGGACCGGCGCCGGCGAGCGGGTGCTGCTCGCCTCCTTCAGCGACGCCCGGCTGACCCGGCTGCGCGCCCTGGCCGGGCCGAAGGTCGCCACCAGCCTCGGCATGCGCGGGGTGGCCCGACTGCGGATGGCCTCCCTGCACGGGCGGTCGCTGCGGCTGCCGCCGTCCGTGGTCGCCGCCCAGGTCCCGGTCCGCTACGGACGCATCCCCGTGGTCGACCGACGGTTCCTGGCGTACTGCCACCGGATCGGGTTGCAGGTGCACGTCTGGACGATCGACGAACCTGCCGAGATGCACGACTTACTTGATCTCGGCGTGGATGGCATCATGACCGATCACGTCGGCGTGCTGCGCGACGTCTACCGCAGCCGCGGCCACTGGGCCGCCTGA
- a CDS encoding MFS transporter, giving the protein MAETVSPILHEPPSSTRRERRGWYLYDWANSAFQTTVITVFLGPFLTTVTELAAGCELGADSCEGYVHPLGIRVAAGSYYPYLISLSVFLTVFVLPVMGAIADRSMHKKRLLAAAAFTGAGATIAFAFVTGERYLLGGALFLIANISFGAAVVVYNSFLPQLGGPDERDGISSRGWAIGYLGGGLLLALNLVAVTVLSEDGNPQRTLDLARWSIVSAGVWWAAFTLLPLRWLREHPAAAAAARVGGGNVLTDGFRQLGHTLRNIKAYPLTLFFLLAFLVYNDGIQTVITLASQYGTKELRLEQSTLIVTILLVQFLAFGGALALGALAGRIGAWKTVLISLVLWTGVIIAAFRLPAEAPLPFMVLGGAIGLVLGGSQALSRSLFSQLIPAGKEGEYYGFYEISDKGTSWLGPLAFGLVFQLTASYRVGLVSLLIFFVVGFALLAAVPIRRAIVAAGNTPPRVL; this is encoded by the coding sequence ATGGCCGAGACGGTCAGTCCGATCCTGCACGAGCCACCGTCGAGCACCCGCCGCGAGCGGCGCGGCTGGTACCTCTACGACTGGGCCAACTCGGCCTTCCAGACGACCGTCATCACGGTCTTCCTCGGCCCGTTCCTGACCACGGTCACCGAACTGGCGGCCGGCTGCGAACTGGGCGCGGACAGCTGCGAGGGGTACGTGCACCCGCTCGGCATCCGGGTCGCCGCCGGCTCCTACTACCCGTACCTGATCTCGCTGTCGGTCTTCCTCACCGTCTTCGTGCTGCCGGTGATGGGCGCGATCGCCGACCGGTCGATGCACAAGAAGCGGCTGCTGGCCGCCGCCGCGTTCACCGGCGCCGGCGCCACCATCGCCTTCGCCTTCGTCACCGGCGAGCGCTACCTGCTCGGCGGGGCGCTGTTCCTGATCGCGAACATCTCCTTCGGCGCGGCCGTGGTGGTCTACAACTCGTTCCTGCCGCAGCTCGGCGGCCCCGACGAGCGTGACGGCATCTCCAGCCGCGGCTGGGCCATCGGCTACCTCGGCGGCGGTCTGCTGCTCGCGCTGAATCTGGTCGCGGTCACCGTGCTCAGCGAGGATGGCAACCCGCAGCGCACGCTCGACCTGGCCCGCTGGTCGATCGTGTCCGCGGGCGTGTGGTGGGCGGCGTTCACCCTGCTGCCGCTGCGTTGGCTGCGCGAACACCCCGCCGCCGCCGCGGCAGCCCGGGTCGGCGGCGGCAACGTGCTCACCGACGGGTTCCGGCAGCTCGGCCACACCCTGCGGAATATCAAGGCGTACCCGCTGACGCTGTTCTTCCTGCTCGCCTTCCTGGTCTACAACGACGGCATCCAGACCGTCATCACCCTGGCCAGCCAGTACGGCACCAAGGAGCTGCGGCTGGAGCAGAGCACCCTGATCGTGACGATCCTGCTGGTGCAGTTCCTCGCCTTCGGCGGTGCGCTGGCGCTCGGCGCGCTCGCCGGGCGCATCGGCGCGTGGAAGACCGTGCTGATCAGCCTGGTGCTCTGGACCGGTGTGATCATCGCCGCGTTCCGGCTGCCCGCCGAGGCGCCACTGCCGTTCATGGTCCTCGGCGGGGCGATCGGCCTGGTCCTCGGCGGCAGCCAGGCACTGAGCCGGTCGCTGTTCAGCCAGCTCATCCCCGCCGGCAAGGAGGGCGAGTACTACGGCTTCTACGAGATCAGCGACAAGGGCACCAGCTGGCTCGGGCCGCTCGCCTTCGGCCTGGTGTTCCAGCTCACCGCCTCCTACCGGGTGGGCCTGGTCTCACTGCTGATCTTCTTCGTGGTCGGGTTCGCGCTGCTGGCCGCCGTGCCGATCCGGCGGGCCATCGTCGCCGCGGGCAACACCCCGCCCCGGGTGCTGTAG
- a CDS encoding thymidine kinase, with protein sequence MTDDAAAAPICLARPLPGPDDTRAGGCAAARGVNGRPLHAAALKFFWGPMDCGKSTMALQMNYNHARQGRRGLVTTRIDRSLGPQVTTRIGLAHSAIEVTDALDLRDLVRDAWAEGVRVDYLICDEASFYDLAHVEQMADLVDNFDVDVYAFGLATDFRSCLFPAAQRLFELADEVARIQVEVLCWCGREGLLNARVVDGRVVREGEQVVIGDTMDSADVRYQVLCRRHYRSGDLGPRG encoded by the coding sequence GTGACCGACGACGCCGCTGCCGCCCCGATCTGCCTGGCCCGGCCCCTCCCGGGACCGGATGACACCCGCGCCGGCGGCTGCGCCGCCGCCCGCGGCGTCAACGGGCGTCCACTGCACGCCGCCGCGCTGAAGTTCTTCTGGGGCCCGATGGACTGCGGCAAGTCCACCATGGCCCTGCAGATGAACTACAACCACGCCCGCCAGGGCCGCCGCGGCCTGGTCACCACCCGCATCGACCGCTCGCTCGGCCCGCAGGTCACCACCCGCATCGGCCTGGCCCACTCCGCCATCGAGGTCACCGACGCCCTCGACCTGCGCGACCTGGTCCGCGACGCCTGGGCCGAGGGGGTACGCGTGGACTACCTCATCTGCGACGAAGCCTCCTTCTACGACCTGGCGCACGTCGAGCAGATGGCCGACCTGGTCGACAACTTCGACGTCGACGTGTATGCCTTCGGCCTGGCCACCGACTTCCGCTCCTGCCTGTTCCCGGCCGCGCAGCGGCTGTTCGAGCTCGCCGACGAGGTGGCCCGCATCCAGGTCGAGGTGCTCTGCTGGTGCGGCCGGGAAGGGCTGCTCAACGCCCGGGTGGTCGACGGGCGGGTGGTCCGCGAAGGCGAGCAGGTCGTCATCGGCGACACCATGGACAGCGCCGACGTGCGCTACCAGGTGCTCTGCCGTCGCCACTACCGCTCCGGCGACCTCGGCCCGCGCGGCTGA
- a CDS encoding Rv0361 family membrane protein translates to MGGERAWSRPARRRRPVRTGLLLGGFGLGLCLIGVAGLAVWNVQVLMQANGPVRDTADGFFRDVSAGDTDQAYEWLCSDTRKRWSAIGFGSWLRTPPQVTGYEITDVSISTLRGRPRATVTVRVTRDGGASEERELPVIQENGKWRVCGDPF, encoded by the coding sequence ATGGGCGGTGAGCGGGCGTGGAGCAGGCCGGCCCGGCGGCGCCGGCCGGTGCGCACCGGCCTGCTGCTGGGCGGCTTCGGGTTGGGCCTGTGCCTGATCGGGGTGGCCGGTCTCGCCGTCTGGAACGTGCAGGTGTTGATGCAGGCCAACGGGCCGGTGCGGGACACCGCCGACGGGTTCTTCCGGGACGTGTCCGCCGGGGACACCGACCAGGCGTACGAGTGGTTGTGCTCAGACACCCGCAAGAGGTGGAGCGCGATCGGCTTCGGCAGCTGGTTGCGGACCCCGCCGCAGGTCACCGGCTACGAGATCACCGACGTGTCGATCTCCACCCTGCGCGGCCGGCCGCGCGCCACGGTGACCGTGCGGGTGACCCGCGACGGCGGGGCCAGCGAGGAGCGCGAACTCCCCGTGATCCAGGAGAACGGAAAGTGGCGGGTCTGCGGGGACCCGTTCTGA
- a CDS encoding VOC family protein — translation MTVTADLAMVNLDSSDPVAHAGFYSRVLGWEITHSQAEYAMISKEGISVGFGLVPGYTPPAWPDETAGKRYHLDLYVDDLTVAEKEFVAAGAAKPEFQPGGERWVVLIDPIGQPFCICPRRQD, via the coding sequence ATGACAGTGACCGCCGACCTCGCCATGGTCAACCTCGACAGCTCCGACCCGGTCGCCCACGCCGGGTTCTACTCCCGCGTGCTGGGCTGGGAGATCACCCACAGCCAGGCCGAGTACGCCATGATCAGCAAAGAGGGGATCTCCGTCGGGTTCGGGCTGGTGCCCGGCTACACGCCGCCCGCCTGGCCCGACGAGACCGCCGGCAAGCGCTACCACCTCGACCTCTACGTCGACGACCTCACCGTCGCGGAGAAGGAGTTCGTGGCGGCCGGCGCGGCGAAGCCGGAGTTCCAGCCCGGCGGCGAGCGCTGGGTGGTGCTGATCGACCCGATCGGCCAGCCATTCTGCATCTGCCCCCGCCGGCAGGACTGA
- a CDS encoding SDR family oxidoreductase, translated as MIVVTGATGNVGRPLVRALAAAGEQVTAVSRQVSAADVPSRVRPVVADLSDPAGLKVALDGAEALFLLLTGDLLAGDADPSGILDAARDAGVRRVVFLSSQGVATGRHPAQLEEAVTGSGLDWTVLRPGGFHSNALQWAGTVREHRLVAAPFGDVALPTVDPADIAAVAAVALREPGHAGATYELTGPEPISPRQQAAAIGRALGEPVRFVEQSAAQARAQLLRFMPEPVVAATLGILGTPSPAEQRVRPDVERVLGSPPRPFAEWALGSIDAFR; from the coding sequence ATGATCGTGGTGACGGGAGCGACGGGGAACGTGGGGCGGCCGCTGGTGCGGGCGCTGGCGGCGGCCGGCGAGCAGGTGACGGCCGTGTCCCGGCAGGTGTCGGCGGCGGACGTACCATCGCGGGTGCGTCCGGTGGTGGCCGACCTGTCCGACCCGGCAGGCCTGAAGGTGGCGCTCGACGGCGCGGAGGCGCTGTTCCTGCTGCTGACCGGTGACCTGCTGGCCGGCGATGCCGACCCGAGCGGCATCCTCGACGCCGCGCGGGACGCCGGCGTACGGCGGGTGGTCTTCCTGTCCTCGCAGGGCGTCGCGACCGGGCGGCATCCGGCACAGCTGGAGGAGGCCGTGACGGGGTCCGGTCTGGACTGGACGGTGCTGCGCCCCGGCGGCTTCCACTCCAACGCCTTGCAGTGGGCCGGGACGGTACGGGAGCATCGGCTGGTCGCGGCGCCGTTCGGCGACGTCGCGTTGCCGACCGTCGACCCGGCCGACATCGCGGCGGTCGCCGCCGTCGCGCTGCGGGAGCCCGGCCATGCCGGTGCGACGTACGAGCTGACCGGGCCGGAGCCGATCTCGCCGCGGCAGCAGGCGGCGGCGATCGGGCGGGCGCTGGGCGAGCCGGTGCGCTTCGTCGAGCAGAGCGCCGCCCAGGCCCGGGCGCAGCTGCTGCGCTTCATGCCCGAGCCCGTCGTGGCGGCCACCCTCGGCATCCTGGGCACACCCTCGCCGGCCGAGCAGCGGGTGCGCCCCGACGTCGAGCGGGTCCTCGGCAGCCCGCCGCGCCCGTTCGCCGAGTGGGCGCTGGGCAGCATCGACGCCTTCCGCTGA
- a CDS encoding winged helix-turn-helix transcriptional regulator, producing the protein MTDTTAPASRVDVDPEQACPIAPVVDIVFSRWTTPILWALHEYGRQRFVELERRLVTITPKVLTQRLRQLERDGLVVRTYHPEVPPRVEYEISDLGRSLAPLFATLAEWSSANLDKVDRARLAYDARERPGSRRA; encoded by the coding sequence GTGACCGACACCACCGCCCCGGCGTCCCGAGTGGACGTCGACCCGGAGCAGGCCTGCCCGATCGCCCCGGTGGTCGACATCGTGTTCAGCCGCTGGACCACGCCGATCCTCTGGGCGCTGCACGAGTACGGCCGGCAGCGGTTCGTCGAGCTGGAACGCCGCCTCGTCACCATCACCCCGAAGGTGCTCACCCAACGGCTGCGGCAACTGGAACGCGACGGCCTCGTCGTGCGCACCTACCACCCCGAGGTTCCGCCCCGGGTGGAATACGAGATCAGCGACCTGGGGCGCAGCCTCGCGCCGCTGTTCGCCACCCTCGCGGAGTGGTCCTCCGCCAACCTCGACAAGGTCGACCGGGCTCGGCTGGCCTACGACGCCCGGGAGCGGCCCGGCAGCCGGCGAGCCTGA
- a CDS encoding LLM class flavin-dependent oxidoreductase: protein MRHGLEISCGGPSMTASLLVELGELAERAGWDGVFFEGLDVLVGLLGGDRVQHRGVHYRADGVALRPAPVQTPRVPVWVGGSTQAEAVLRRAARADGIVPYKLTDTDGWSDFTPEEVHDLVAALPATRADGQPFDVAVGGRRRRPDERAERAYVAELAAAGATWWLEFIKAGDPRTAALTGQARRLPGRSRAS, encoded by the coding sequence ATGCGACACGGACTGGAGATCTCCTGCGGTGGCCCGTCCATGACCGCGTCCCTCCTGGTCGAGTTGGGGGAGCTGGCCGAGCGCGCCGGCTGGGACGGGGTGTTCTTCGAGGGACTTGACGTGCTGGTCGGGCTGCTCGGCGGCGACCGGGTGCAGCATCGGGGCGTCCACTACCGGGCCGACGGAGTGGCCCTTCGCCCGGCGCCGGTGCAGACGCCCCGGGTGCCGGTGTGGGTGGGCGGCAGCACCCAGGCGGAGGCGGTGCTGCGCCGCGCCGCCCGCGCCGACGGCATCGTGCCGTACAAACTCACCGATACCGACGGCTGGTCCGACTTCACCCCCGAGGAGGTGCACGACCTGGTGGCCGCGCTGCCGGCGACCCGCGCCGACGGTCAGCCGTTCGACGTAGCCGTCGGCGGCCGGCGGCGCCGCCCCGACGAGCGCGCCGAGCGGGCGTACGTGGCGGAGTTGGCGGCGGCCGGCGCCACCTGGTGGCTGGAGTTCATCAAGGCCGGTGACCCGCGGACCGCTGCGCTGACCGGTCAGGCTCGCCGGCTGCCGGGCCGCTCCCGGGCGTCGTAG